One part of the Mya arenaria isolate MELC-2E11 chromosome 3, ASM2691426v1 genome encodes these proteins:
- the LOC128228559 gene encoding kxDL motif-containing protein 1-like gives MDDNSSLNSSCSSDFDAAETFAASLVDQVDSESVRNMVAVQRDMLSRFEKTNEMLINFNILSANRFSITSSQFRRHTQLLYDMKKDLDTIFKRIRVIKQKLAKSHPEAFKVLKTSSPLMEDEEEELETEEPSPSPHGHTSAPTQSHTDTTGESSQNVDNQGDVNTTPETIHSVLRTENVTIQ, from the exons atggatGACAACTCGTCCCTAAATTCAAGTTGTAGCTCTGATTTTGACGCTGCAGAAACGTTTGCTGCTTCATTAGTGGATCAGGTTGACAGTGAATCTGTAAGGAATATGGTGGCCGTGCAGAGAGACAT GCTTTCCAGGTTTGAGAAAACCAATGAGATGCTTATCAATTTCAACATACTGTCAGCAAATAGATTTTCCATCACCAGCAGTCAATTCAGAAGACATACACAACTCTTGTATGATATGAAAAAGGATTTagacaccatttttaaaagaataag GGTTATAAAGCAAAAACTTGCGAAGTCACATCCTGAAGCTTTCAAAG TATTGAAAACTTCAAGCCCTCTGATGGAGGATGAGGAGGAGGAACTGGAGACAGAGGAACCGTCACCATCTCCCCACGGACACACGAGTGCACCAACACAGTCACATACAGACACAACTGGTGAAAGTTCTCAAAATGTTGACAATCAAGGTGATGTTAACACAACCCCTGAAACTATTCATTCAGTTTTGAGAACTGAAAATGTGACTATTCAATGA